The following are encoded together in the Gordonia insulae genome:
- a CDS encoding MazG family protein: MTVVLLDPLRPDVIPLRAFPFLSGPVVITEDVHPATLWDLGQTSASWAEVDDPASTLLTGDRSHPFVRARMERGEQVISARRVPGDALLEAVALMDTLRRNGPWESTQTHASLRRYLLEECYELLDAIDDDDPDLLREELGDLLLQVLFHARIAADDADGSFDIDDVARSFTAKVTGRTPGVLSGAHADLETQIREWEERKAAEKNRGSVLDGVATTAPALALTQKVLERLSAAGYPLDTIDPAITAVAVEPGGDSIEEIARQRVRAFMAAVRDVEKRAAATDGTVPSTRDAWLAAMGNVGG, translated from the coding sequence ATGACCGTCGTGCTTCTCGATCCACTTCGCCCCGACGTGATCCCGTTGCGGGCGTTCCCGTTTCTCTCCGGGCCGGTGGTGATCACCGAGGACGTCCATCCGGCGACGCTGTGGGACCTGGGCCAGACGTCGGCGAGCTGGGCCGAGGTCGACGACCCGGCGTCCACGCTCCTGACCGGCGACCGCTCGCACCCGTTCGTGCGGGCGCGGATGGAGCGCGGCGAGCAGGTCATCTCCGCTCGGCGGGTGCCCGGCGATGCGCTGCTGGAGGCGGTGGCGCTGATGGACACGCTGCGCCGCAACGGGCCGTGGGAGAGCACACAGACGCACGCGTCATTGCGGCGCTACCTGCTCGAGGAGTGCTACGAGCTGCTCGACGCCATCGACGACGACGATCCCGATCTGTTGCGCGAGGAACTCGGAGACCTGTTGTTGCAGGTGCTGTTCCACGCACGCATCGCCGCCGACGACGCCGACGGCTCCTTCGACATCGACGATGTGGCACGCAGCTTCACCGCCAAGGTGACCGGACGTACACCGGGGGTCCTGTCGGGTGCGCACGCCGATCTCGAAACACAGATCCGGGAATGGGAGGAGCGCAAGGCCGCGGAGAAGAACCGCGGATCGGTACTCGACGGTGTCGCGACGACGGCCCCTGCGCTCGCATTGACCCAGAAGGTGCTCGAGCGGCTGTCCGCCGCCGGCTACCCGCTCGACACTATCGACCCGGCGATCACCGCCGTGGCGGTCGAGCCCGGCGGGGACAGTATCGAAGAGATTGCCCGACAACGGGTCCGGGCGTTCATGGCCGCGGTCCGCGACGTCGAGAAACGTGCTGCGGCCACCGACGGGACGGTGCCGAGCACACGGGACGCCTGGCTCGCCGCGATGGGCAACGTCGGCGGCTGA
- the mfd gene encoding transcription-repair coupling factor, with amino-acid sequence MSSTPALHGLAAVTCADKTIAELVGRRGQDRLDITAPDAARPFVVACLAAAGDAGSAPLLVVSANGREADDLTAELAELLDDADAVAQFPSWETLPHERLSPSADTVGQRLAVLHRLAHPGEGSPLRVVVTTVRSLVQPMAPGLGGVRTITLREGLELDFEVLLTDLVEMAYERVDMVGRRGEFAVRGGILDVFPTTAEFPVRVEFWGDEISEMRAFSVADQRSQPEIDASTVRIHPGRELILTPEVRARAADLAAERADEQVLVEMLTKLAEGMPVEGMEALIPMLVDGQMQILTEVLPAGTGVLLLDPEKVRTRAADLAQTGAEFLEASWTAAAMGADAPVDGRGNNGTGIDLQASAYRSLDEVEKTTLTSGRSWWTISPLATGDDDELALDLSAGPAPRGNEDEIATTFAGLRAHVTTGGSAAIVVAGKGTAQRVGERLAEAEVPAEIVEPGARPQPGQVSVYHGTLRAGVVCPDARLVIVTETDLTGNRVAGVKDGRRLPAKRRNQVDPLALTAGDLVVHDQHGIGKFVEMIERTVSGARREYLVLEYAAGKRGQPGDRLFVPMDALDQLSRYVGGEQPSLSKLGGSDWQNTKRKARKAVREIAGELVQLYAARHAAPGYAFSPDTPWQREMEDAFDFTETIDQMTVIGEVKSDMERAVPMDRVIVGDVGYGKTEIAVRAAFKAVQDGKQVAVLVPTTILAQQHLQTFTERMTGFPVKVRGLSRFTDPKDSKEIIGEMAGGGVDIVIGTHRLLQSGVTWKDLGLVIVDEEQRFGVEHKEHIKALRTHVDVLTMSATPIPRTLEMSMAGIREMSTILTPPEERHPVLTYVGAYAGKQVAAAIRRELLRDGQVFYVHNRVSSIDKAARDIANMVPEARVVVAHGQMGEDQLERTVAGFWNREYDVLVCTTIIETGLDISNANTLIVDRAENFGLSQLHQLRGRVGRSRERGYAYLLYSPDRPLTETAYDRLATIAQNNELGAGMAVALKDLELRGAGNVLGAEQSGHVAGVGFDLYVRLVGEAVEAYRAAADGNPVTSSEPAEVRIDLPVDAHIPVEYVDSDRLRLEAYRKLASATDDEAVDGVLAELTDRYGEPPEETRRLAAIARLRLRCRERGVTELGLAGTSVKISPMTLLDSEQVRLKRLYPAAAYRATTSVITLPIPRTGGVGSARLRDEEVIDYLNGFLLALRPHAD; translated from the coding sequence GTGTCGTCAACCCCCGCCCTGCACGGGCTCGCCGCGGTCACATGCGCAGACAAGACAATCGCGGAACTGGTCGGTCGGCGGGGTCAGGATCGACTCGACATCACGGCGCCCGACGCCGCCCGCCCATTCGTCGTCGCATGTCTCGCCGCAGCCGGCGACGCCGGTTCGGCGCCGCTGCTCGTCGTCTCCGCCAACGGGCGGGAAGCCGACGACCTGACCGCCGAGCTCGCCGAACTCCTCGACGACGCTGACGCCGTCGCCCAGTTCCCGTCGTGGGAGACGCTGCCCCACGAGCGGCTGTCGCCCAGTGCGGACACCGTCGGTCAGCGACTCGCGGTGCTGCATCGCCTCGCCCACCCGGGGGAGGGCTCCCCACTGCGGGTCGTGGTCACGACGGTCCGCTCCCTGGTCCAGCCGATGGCGCCCGGCCTGGGTGGGGTGCGCACCATCACCCTGCGCGAGGGCCTCGAGCTCGACTTCGAGGTCCTGCTGACCGATCTGGTCGAGATGGCCTACGAGCGGGTCGACATGGTCGGCCGTCGCGGCGAGTTCGCGGTGCGCGGCGGCATTCTCGACGTCTTCCCGACGACGGCCGAGTTCCCGGTCCGCGTCGAATTCTGGGGCGACGAGATCTCCGAGATGCGTGCCTTCTCGGTGGCCGACCAACGCAGCCAGCCCGAGATCGACGCGTCGACGGTCCGCATCCATCCCGGCCGCGAGCTGATCCTGACCCCGGAGGTGCGGGCACGCGCCGCCGATCTCGCCGCCGAGCGCGCCGACGAACAGGTTCTCGTCGAGATGCTGACGAAACTGGCCGAGGGCATGCCCGTGGAGGGCATGGAAGCGCTGATCCCGATGCTCGTCGACGGCCAGATGCAGATCCTCACCGAGGTCCTGCCAGCGGGCACCGGCGTGCTGTTGCTCGACCCGGAGAAGGTCCGTACCCGAGCGGCCGACCTCGCGCAGACCGGCGCGGAGTTCCTCGAGGCCTCGTGGACCGCCGCCGCGATGGGCGCCGATGCGCCGGTCGACGGTCGCGGCAACAACGGCACCGGTATCGACCTGCAGGCGAGTGCCTATCGGTCGTTGGACGAGGTGGAGAAGACCACGCTCACATCGGGACGTTCGTGGTGGACGATCAGTCCACTGGCCACCGGCGACGACGACGAGCTCGCGCTCGATCTCAGCGCCGGTCCCGCGCCGCGGGGCAACGAGGACGAGATCGCGACGACCTTCGCCGGCCTTCGCGCCCACGTCACGACCGGCGGATCGGCGGCGATCGTGGTGGCCGGCAAGGGCACCGCGCAACGCGTCGGCGAACGCCTCGCCGAGGCCGAGGTACCCGCCGAGATCGTCGAGCCGGGCGCGCGGCCGCAGCCCGGCCAGGTCTCGGTCTACCACGGCACCCTGCGCGCCGGCGTGGTGTGCCCGGACGCGCGTCTGGTCATCGTCACCGAGACCGATCTGACGGGCAACCGCGTCGCCGGGGTGAAAGACGGCCGGCGACTACCCGCCAAGCGCCGCAACCAGGTTGATCCGCTCGCGCTGACCGCCGGCGACCTGGTGGTGCACGATCAGCACGGCATCGGCAAGTTCGTCGAGATGATCGAGCGCACGGTCTCCGGGGCTCGTCGCGAGTACCTCGTCCTCGAGTACGCGGCCGGCAAGCGGGGCCAGCCGGGTGATCGTCTGTTCGTTCCGATGGACGCGCTCGACCAGTTGTCGCGCTATGTGGGCGGCGAGCAACCGTCGCTGTCGAAACTTGGTGGGTCCGACTGGCAGAACACCAAACGCAAAGCGCGCAAGGCGGTTCGGGAGATCGCGGGCGAGCTGGTCCAGCTCTACGCCGCACGCCACGCGGCCCCCGGCTACGCGTTCAGCCCGGACACGCCGTGGCAGCGCGAGATGGAGGACGCGTTCGACTTCACCGAGACGATCGATCAGATGACCGTGATCGGCGAGGTGAAATCCGACATGGAACGCGCGGTCCCGATGGACCGGGTGATCGTCGGCGACGTGGGGTACGGCAAGACCGAGATCGCGGTCCGCGCCGCGTTCAAGGCCGTGCAGGACGGCAAGCAGGTCGCGGTCCTGGTGCCGACGACCATTCTGGCGCAACAGCATCTGCAGACGTTCACCGAACGCATGACCGGCTTTCCGGTCAAGGTACGCGGGTTGTCGCGGTTCACCGATCCGAAGGACTCCAAGGAGATCATCGGCGAGATGGCCGGCGGCGGCGTCGACATCGTGATCGGTACGCATCGGCTCCTGCAGAGCGGGGTGACCTGGAAAGACCTCGGTCTGGTCATCGTCGACGAGGAGCAGAGGTTCGGCGTCGAGCACAAGGAGCACATCAAGGCACTGCGGACCCACGTCGACGTACTCACCATGTCGGCCACGCCGATCCCGCGGACCCTGGAGATGTCGATGGCCGGCATCCGGGAGATGTCGACGATCCTCACGCCGCCCGAGGAACGCCACCCCGTCCTCACCTATGTGGGTGCCTACGCGGGCAAGCAGGTCGCGGCGGCGATCCGGCGCGAGTTGCTGCGCGACGGTCAGGTGTTCTACGTGCACAACCGGGTGTCGAGCATCGACAAGGCCGCGCGCGACATCGCGAACATGGTGCCCGAGGCCCGGGTCGTGGTCGCGCACGGACAGATGGGCGAGGACCAACTCGAGCGGACAGTCGCGGGATTCTGGAACCGCGAGTACGACGTACTGGTCTGCACCACCATCATCGAGACCGGCCTCGACATCTCCAACGCCAACACCCTCATCGTCGACCGCGCGGAGAACTTCGGTCTCTCCCAGCTGCATCAGCTGCGCGGCCGGGTCGGACGAAGTCGTGAGCGCGGCTACGCCTACCTGCTGTACAGCCCCGACCGCCCGCTGACCGAGACGGCCTACGACCGCCTCGCCACGATCGCGCAGAACAACGAGCTCGGCGCGGGGATGGCGGTCGCGCTCAAGGACCTCGAACTGCGCGGCGCGGGAAATGTGTTGGGCGCCGAACAGTCCGGCCACGTCGCGGGCGTCGGCTTCGACCTGTACGTCCGCCTGGTCGGTGAGGCCGTCGAGGCGTACCGGGCGGCGGCCGACGGCAACCCGGTGACGTCGTCGGAGCCGGCCGAGGTGCGCATCGACCTCCCGGTCGACGCCCACATCCCGGTCGAGTACGTCGACTCGGACCGTCTGCGCCTCGAGGCCTACCGCAAGCTCGCGTCGGCGACCGACGACGAGGCCGTCGACGGTGTGCTCGCCGAGCTCACCGACCGCTACGGTGAGCCGCCGGAGGAGACGCGACGGCTCGCAGCCATCGCGCGGCTCCGTCTGCGTTGTCGGGAGCGGGGAGTCACCGAGTTGGGCCTGGCCGGTACGAGCGTGAAGATCTCGCCGATGACGTTGCTCGACAGTGAGCAGGTGCGCCTCAAGCGGCTGTATCCGGCCGCCGCATATCGCGCCACGACGTCGGTGATCACACTGCCGATCCCGCGGACGGGTGGCGTCGGATCGGCGCGCCTGCGTGACGAGGAGGTCATCGACTACCTCAATGGCTTCCTCCTGGCACTGCGTCCACACGCCGATTGA
- a CDS encoding GNAT family N-acetyltransferase has translation MVTIRPAAPADCAAVADIYRHYVEHTVATFDYEAPAVATWEAKLAAVVAAGRPFLVVEEQGVVLGFAYLGSFRDKKAYERTTEDTIYLHPDAGGRGLGSALLGALIDAADPANVRQIVAVISATGGDASIALHARHGFVEVGRTPEVGYKFDQWIDCVYMQRPLDRPVA, from the coding sequence ATGGTCACCATCCGTCCCGCGGCTCCGGCGGACTGTGCAGCCGTCGCCGACATCTACCGACATTACGTCGAGCACACTGTCGCCACCTTCGACTACGAGGCACCCGCCGTCGCGACATGGGAGGCCAAACTCGCCGCGGTCGTCGCTGCCGGGCGTCCGTTCCTGGTGGTCGAGGAGCAGGGCGTGGTCCTCGGGTTCGCCTACCTCGGATCGTTCCGCGACAAGAAGGCCTACGAGCGCACCACCGAGGACACCATCTATCTCCACCCGGACGCGGGCGGTCGCGGTCTCGGGTCGGCGCTGCTCGGCGCGCTGATCGACGCCGCCGACCCCGCCAACGTCCGGCAGATCGTCGCCGTGATCTCCGCGACGGGCGGCGACGCATCGATCGCCCTGCACGCCAGACACGGTTTCGTCGAGGTCGGCCGCACCCCGGAGGTCGGATACAAATTCGACCAGTGGATCGACTGCGTCTACATGCAACGACCGCTCGACCGACCTGTCGCCTGA
- a CDS encoding dioxygenase family protein: MSMSEPIHRQPALFLSHGAPPLVDSERWVGQLTGLAGRLDRPSAILVVSAHWEAAPLTIGSTDPTAPLTYDFWGFPDRFYQTTYWSPGAGDLADRVASMMPDGEPIAHDHRRRLDHGAYVPLTVMYPDADIPVLQISLPTLDPERLLELGRRLAPLRDEGVLIIGSGFTTHGLPYLTDPRADATPPGWSKEFDAWAHERFAAGDVESLIDFRNRAPGMPYAHPTIEHFSPLFVALGASDDVEQRPDQVIDGFWMGLAKRSLVLN, encoded by the coding sequence ATGAGCATGTCAGAGCCCATTCATCGTCAGCCTGCGTTGTTTCTGAGCCACGGCGCACCGCCGCTGGTCGACAGCGAGCGATGGGTGGGGCAGCTCACCGGGCTCGCCGGCCGGCTGGACCGGCCGTCAGCGATCCTCGTGGTGTCCGCACACTGGGAGGCGGCGCCCCTGACGATCGGGTCGACCGACCCCACCGCACCCCTCACCTACGATTTCTGGGGGTTCCCGGACCGCTTCTACCAGACGACCTACTGGTCGCCGGGTGCCGGCGATCTCGCCGACCGGGTCGCGTCGATGATGCCCGACGGCGAGCCGATCGCCCACGATCACCGGCGTCGCCTCGATCACGGCGCGTACGTGCCGCTCACCGTCATGTACCCCGATGCCGACATCCCGGTGCTCCAGATCTCCCTGCCGACACTCGACCCCGAGCGCTTGCTCGAACTCGGTCGACGCCTCGCCCCGCTCCGCGACGAGGGCGTGCTCATCATCGGGTCCGGGTTCACCACGCACGGCTTGCCCTACTTGACCGACCCTCGGGCCGACGCCACCCCGCCGGGGTGGTCGAAGGAGTTCGACGCCTGGGCGCACGAGCGGTTCGCCGCAGGCGATGTCGAGTCGTTGATCGACTTCCGGAATCGGGCACCGGGCATGCCGTACGCACACCCGACGATCGAACATTTCTCCCCCCTGTTCGTCGCGCTCGGCGCCAGCGACGATGTCGAGCAACGCCCCGATCAAGTCATCGACGGATTCTGGATGGGGTTGGCCAAGCGAAGCCTGGTACTGAACTGA
- a CDS encoding TetR/AcrR family transcriptional regulator: MAVSRPTDKSGEVQRAPRARMTGAQRRLQLIEVARGLFAERGFEGTSIEEIAQRAGVSKPIVYEHFGGKEGLYAVVVDREMETLLEMVTSSLTKNRSLYRIQQVALALLTYMEERTDGFRILVRGDRTNTSEPGTYSSLLNDAISQVEHILASDFERRGFDPTLAPLYAQALVGMVSVTAQWWLDVREPSKEVVAAHLVNLCWNGLTRLDPRPELVGPDYVEPRDRTVVDEDVTGASEATGE; encoded by the coding sequence ATGGCAGTGAGCCGCCCGACCGACAAGTCCGGAGAGGTGCAGCGCGCACCCCGGGCCCGGATGACCGGCGCCCAGCGTCGGTTGCAGCTGATCGAGGTCGCACGCGGGCTCTTCGCCGAGCGGGGTTTCGAGGGCACCTCGATCGAGGAGATCGCCCAGCGTGCCGGGGTGTCCAAGCCGATCGTCTACGAGCATTTCGGCGGCAAGGAGGGCCTGTATGCGGTCGTGGTCGATCGCGAGATGGAGACCCTCTTGGAGATGGTCACCTCATCGCTGACCAAGAACCGGTCGCTGTACCGCATCCAGCAGGTCGCCCTCGCGTTGTTGACGTACATGGAGGAGCGCACCGACGGATTCCGCATCCTCGTGCGCGGCGACCGCACCAACACAAGCGAACCCGGCACGTATTCGAGTCTGCTGAACGACGCCATCAGTCAGGTCGAGCACATTCTTGCGAGCGATTTCGAGCGCCGCGGCTTCGATCCCACGCTGGCTCCGCTCTATGCGCAGGCCCTGGTCGGGATGGTCTCGGTGACCGCGCAATGGTGGCTCGACGTCCGCGAGCCGTCCAAGGAGGTCGTCGCCGCGCACCTGGTGAACCTCTGCTGGAACGGTCTCACCCGGCTCGATCCCCGACCGGAACTCGTCGGCCCGGACTACGTGGAGCCACGCGACCGAACCGTTGTGGATGAGGATGTGACCGGGGCGAGCGAAGCGACGGGGGAGTAG
- a CDS encoding nuclear transport factor 2 family protein → MLTIEEISARLEIQQVLTDYSTAVDSGRFDDLDQVFTTDAVVDYSVMGGITGDLAEVKAWLAQVLPAFSAYCHLVGNHDIRIDGDSAETRSLCLNPMQTPDKSTYLLGLWYSDTWRLTDDGWRIRTRTLEKCFDAQL, encoded by the coding sequence ATGCTGACCATCGAGGAGATCTCCGCCCGGCTCGAGATCCAACAGGTGCTGACCGACTACTCGACGGCCGTCGACTCCGGCAGGTTCGACGACCTCGATCAGGTGTTCACCACCGACGCCGTCGTCGACTACAGCGTGATGGGCGGCATCACCGGCGACCTCGCCGAGGTGAAAGCATGGCTCGCGCAGGTGCTCCCGGCGTTCTCCGCGTACTGCCATCTCGTCGGCAATCACGACATCCGGATCGACGGCGACTCCGCGGAAACCCGGTCACTGTGTCTGAATCCGATGCAGACACCGGACAAGTCGACGTATCTGTTGGGGCTCTGGTATTCCGACACCTGGCGACTGACCGATGACGGCTGGCGTATCCGCACGCGAACATTGGAAAAGTGTTTCGACGCGCAACTCTGA
- a CDS encoding ABC transporter permease — protein sequence MQLWDYVQGHASSLTFLTYQHASLAFQTVLVGTLVAVLIAVLVYRLPFMSAFTLTSSRVALTIPSLALLALLIVPFGLGVVPSFIMLAFFATMPVIGNAIVGLRSVPASVIESARGIGLSRWRILLTVELPIAWPVILTGIRVSTQMIIGVAAIVAYVLGPGLGSLIFSGLSRLGGANALEMTLAGTILIIIIALIFDGLLVLLGRLTISKGLQ from the coding sequence TTGCAGCTGTGGGATTACGTACAGGGGCACGCGTCCTCCCTGACGTTCCTCACGTATCAGCACGCCTCGCTCGCCTTCCAGACCGTCCTGGTGGGCACGCTGGTCGCGGTGCTGATCGCCGTCCTGGTCTATCGGCTTCCATTCATGTCGGCGTTCACGCTGACGAGCAGCCGGGTCGCGTTGACCATTCCTTCGCTGGCGCTCCTGGCACTGCTCATCGTGCCGTTCGGACTCGGTGTCGTCCCGTCATTCATCATGCTCGCCTTCTTCGCGACGATGCCGGTGATCGGCAATGCGATCGTCGGGTTGCGGTCGGTTCCCGCATCGGTGATCGAATCGGCGCGGGGAATCGGCCTGTCGCGCTGGCGCATCCTCCTCACCGTCGAGCTACCGATCGCGTGGCCGGTGATCCTCACCGGGATTCGGGTGTCGACGCAGATGATCATCGGCGTCGCCGCCATCGTCGCCTACGTCCTCGGACCCGGCCTCGGCTCCCTGATCTTCAGCGGACTCTCGCGCCTCGGCGGAGCCAACGCACTCGAGATGACCCTCGCCGGAACGATTCTCATCATCATCATCGCCCTCATATTCGACGGTCTGCTCGTTCTGCTCGGGCGCCTCACCATCTCCAAAGGACTGCAATGA